In a genomic window of Labilithrix sp.:
- a CDS encoding sigma 54-dependent Fis family transcriptional regulator yields MSSRLRGTTIANPPVVPRTTAVPKLIAVTGPSKGASFAVVRSSTTVGRHPTNDFVVDDPRVSAAHLELTRNDDRVRVRDVGSTNGTWLGAHRVADVELAIGGEITIGDTLLRVDVEDAAPPMSERERESFGEIVGRSKPMRELFSTLDRIAPLDLAILLQGETGSGKEEIARAIHAASPRANKPFVVIDTSAIPDELAEPMLFGEAAAEIRVGLFESAHGGSVFIDGIAELSSALQTKILRILERREVLRVGGSAPVPIDVRVLSASRTDVRNAIERGLFREDLYHRLAQVRVVVPPLRQRKEDFPLICAKLLARAGSDVMIDVDALELFASLPWPGNVRELNNALLRAAAIAQGGVIRRGDFAGEGNGFRGTASERDPLDLSGTFSVAKDRAIERFEKAYLTLLMKSCRGNLSAASRQADIARHHLRDLLKKRGLYGVSLEDKD; encoded by the coding sequence ATGAGCAGTAGGCTCCGCGGGACGACGATCGCGAACCCGCCCGTGGTCCCCCGCACGACCGCGGTCCCGAAGCTGATCGCGGTGACCGGTCCCTCCAAGGGCGCTTCCTTCGCCGTCGTCCGCTCGAGCACGACCGTGGGGCGCCACCCGACGAACGACTTCGTGGTCGACGATCCGCGCGTGAGCGCGGCCCACCTCGAGCTCACGCGCAACGACGATCGCGTCCGCGTGCGCGACGTCGGCAGCACGAACGGGACCTGGCTCGGGGCGCACCGCGTCGCCGACGTCGAGCTCGCGATCGGCGGCGAGATCACGATCGGCGACACCCTCCTCCGCGTCGACGTCGAGGACGCCGCCCCGCCGATGTCGGAGCGGGAGCGCGAGTCGTTCGGTGAGATCGTCGGCCGCTCCAAGCCGATGCGCGAGCTCTTCTCGACCCTCGATCGCATCGCGCCGCTCGACCTCGCGATCCTCCTCCAGGGCGAGACCGGCTCGGGGAAGGAGGAGATCGCGCGCGCGATCCACGCCGCCTCGCCGCGCGCGAACAAACCCTTCGTCGTCATCGACACGAGCGCGATCCCGGACGAGCTCGCGGAGCCGATGCTCTTCGGCGAGGCGGCCGCCGAGATCCGGGTCGGCCTCTTCGAGAGCGCGCACGGCGGCAGCGTCTTCATCGACGGCATCGCCGAGCTCTCGAGCGCGCTCCAGACGAAGATCCTCCGCATCCTCGAGCGGCGCGAGGTGCTGCGCGTCGGCGGCAGCGCGCCGGTGCCGATCGACGTGCGCGTCCTCTCCGCGAGCCGCACCGACGTGCGCAACGCGATCGAGCGCGGGCTCTTCCGCGAGGACCTCTACCACCGCCTCGCGCAGGTCCGCGTCGTGGTCCCGCCGCTCCGCCAGCGGAAGGAGGACTTCCCCCTCATCTGCGCGAAGCTCCTCGCCCGCGCCGGCTCCGACGTGATGATCGACGTCGACGCGCTCGAGCTCTTCGCGTCGTTGCCGTGGCCGGGGAACGTGCGCGAGCTCAACAACGCGCTCCTCCGCGCGGCGGCGATCGCGCAGGGCGGCGTCATCCGCCGCGGCGACTTCGCGGGCGAGGGCAACGGCTTCCGCGGCACCGCGAGCGAGCGCGATCCGCTCGATCTCTCGGGGACCTTCTCCGTCGCGAAGGACCGCGCGATCGAGCGCTTCGAGAAGGCCTACCTCACGCTGCTGATGAAGAGCTGCCGCGGCAACCTCTCCGCCGCGTCGCGGCAGGCCGACATCGCGCGCCACCACCTCCGCGACCTTCTCAAGAAGCGCGGCCTCTACGGCGTCTCGCTCGAAGACAAGGACTGA
- a CDS encoding efflux RND transporter periplasmic adaptor subunit — translation MQRRSILALVALVACSAAKGPDKEAPPPKRKAPETTPVVTKRLPKTLAYAGTIVAPRDATVSSSRGGRVDAYAYEVGQKVKSGDVLVKLGAAELAFASQAAAASASQAAARIAGARDPGAMPAVVAAKAELDSANDAAQRAEKLFAQGSMSEREMARTKTNVAAAQASYDRAVADARADLLRVNELNAMAGQASAALGDKAIRAPFDGVVFERFVEIGQMAAPNAPLLRVVDPSELRIRFDVSQFDADKVALGRNVTVAFGGKTIRGQVVRSTPGLVGAGSSRLVEAKLSEVPDPAPLPGAVLPAALETGEEEDLVEVPRSATTSTAGLSRAWVIEDGKLTERLLAVARFEGDRVFVRRGLKNGDKLVKAPQPDFKLGEEVTP, via the coding sequence ATGCAACGTCGATCGATCCTGGCGCTCGTCGCGCTGGTCGCGTGCTCGGCCGCGAAGGGACCGGACAAGGAGGCGCCGCCGCCCAAGCGGAAGGCGCCGGAGACGACGCCCGTCGTCACGAAGAGGCTCCCGAAGACGCTCGCCTACGCGGGGACGATCGTGGCGCCGCGGGACGCGACCGTGTCGTCGTCGCGCGGCGGTCGCGTCGACGCGTACGCGTACGAGGTCGGGCAGAAAGTGAAGAGCGGCGACGTGCTCGTGAAGCTCGGCGCCGCGGAGCTCGCGTTCGCCTCGCAGGCCGCGGCCGCGAGCGCGAGCCAGGCCGCCGCGCGCATCGCCGGCGCGCGCGATCCCGGCGCGATGCCGGCGGTCGTCGCGGCGAAGGCGGAGCTCGACAGCGCGAACGACGCGGCGCAACGGGCGGAGAAGCTCTTCGCGCAAGGATCGATGAGCGAGCGCGAGATGGCGCGGACGAAGACGAACGTCGCCGCCGCGCAGGCGAGCTACGACCGCGCGGTCGCCGACGCGCGCGCCGACCTCCTCCGCGTCAACGAGCTCAACGCGATGGCGGGGCAGGCGTCGGCCGCGCTCGGCGACAAGGCGATCCGGGCGCCGTTCGACGGCGTCGTGTTCGAGCGGTTCGTCGAGATCGGCCAGATGGCGGCGCCGAACGCGCCGCTCCTCCGCGTGGTCGATCCCTCCGAGCTCCGCATCCGCTTCGACGTCTCGCAGTTCGACGCGGACAAGGTCGCCCTCGGCCGCAACGTCACCGTCGCGTTCGGCGGCAAGACGATCCGCGGCCAGGTCGTGCGCTCGACGCCCGGCCTCGTCGGCGCGGGCAGCTCGCGCCTCGTCGAGGCGAAGCTCTCGGAGGTGCCCGATCCCGCGCCGCTCCCCGGCGCGGTGCTCCCCGCCGCGCTCGAGACCGGCGAAGAAGAGGACCTCGTCGAGGTCCCTCGCTCGGCGACGACCAGCACCGCCGGCCTCAGCCGCGCGTGGGTGATCGAGGACGGCAAGCTCACCGAGCGGCTCCTCGCCGTCGCGCGCTTCGAGGGCGATCGCGTCTTCGTGCGGCGCGGGCTCAAGAACGGCGACAAGCTCGTGAAGGCGCCGCAGCCGGACTTCAAGCTCGGCGAGGAGGTGACGCCGTGA
- a CDS encoding efflux RND transporter permease subunit — MSALVALCIRRPVFTWVLVLTFVVLGLNGLGKMPVERFPNIEVGFVSVTIAAPGLSAEQVESEIATRVENALGTVGGLDRLDSFSSEGLVMIWAQFQLSKSQVEAANDVRDRLARLSDELPPVARPARIETWNPNAAPIVLIAVQSPKGVRTPIELAELADTTIKRELQSIKGVGDVKLLGGDTRALSIVLDPLKLRAADLTAQEVQQALARENLEAPGGNLADGDSLLGVRLAGKARTAAELGQVVVARRGDLAVRIEDVGRVEDGPLPPDSVATRGGKPTVIVAVAKQPGANTVGVVDEVKDRLTVASGFLPDGVEAVVVQDNSEDVRASLRAVTEHLVLGAVLAAVVVLLFLRSWRATLIAGLAIPASIVGTFMLAQAFGITLNLLSLLGLTLAVGIVIDDAIVVVENVSRVLDANPGMPPSEAALRATREIALAVLATTLSLVAVFLPVATMEGIVGRYLAPFGLTMSASILLSMAIAFTLTPMLSARWLKPHASAAERQHYVAHDRLLDRIYGGALGWLLRRRWVAAIAIVLALVSIVPLGGMVPATFVPTEDSGRFTTYVRLPENASIEATAQVAEELATKLRALPDVKDTVMTTLSTREATIVSHLARLGVQEATMQRARSELLGDGKLPYLLMFGPTDDLNFPGPDGASIQFVVRGSELDELGRITAKLLEEAKKIPGTVDHGLTTSGKKPELTVSVDRAVASRLGVAQADVGEALALIERRGVDVGNVRDTNSRADVSLKLRLRVESDSMGNDELVRALTVRGRSGALIPLSDIATTTIAEGPGMIRRVGRQRQVTLFMNTRSGTSDTDVIAALEQKMKEIEPTGRYRGEVIGNAKEMEKAFNAFLVAIVLSFAFMYLVLAAQFESWVHPVTILSSLPLTMPFGVFALFVGGQSLNLFSALGFLVLFGVVKKNSILQVDRIIQLRGEGIPRGEAVLRACLDRLRPILMTTLAFVAGMLPLIVSSGPGAATNRAISVGVLGGQTLSLALTLLVTPILYTWLDDVATWRTRRRALRAGAAVPA, encoded by the coding sequence GTGAGCGCCCTCGTCGCGCTCTGCATCCGGCGCCCGGTCTTCACCTGGGTGCTCGTCCTCACGTTCGTCGTCCTCGGCCTCAACGGCCTCGGGAAGATGCCGGTCGAGCGCTTCCCGAACATCGAGGTCGGCTTCGTCAGCGTCACGATCGCGGCGCCGGGGCTCTCCGCGGAGCAGGTCGAGAGCGAGATCGCGACCCGGGTCGAGAACGCGCTCGGCACCGTCGGCGGGCTCGATCGCCTCGACTCGTTCTCGTCCGAGGGGCTCGTGATGATCTGGGCGCAGTTCCAGCTCTCGAAGAGCCAGGTCGAGGCCGCGAACGACGTGCGCGACCGCCTCGCGCGCCTGTCCGACGAGCTGCCGCCGGTGGCGCGCCCCGCCCGCATCGAGACGTGGAACCCGAACGCGGCCCCCATCGTCCTGATCGCGGTGCAGAGCCCGAAGGGCGTACGCACGCCGATCGAGCTCGCCGAGCTCGCCGACACCACGATCAAGCGCGAGCTCCAGAGCATCAAGGGCGTCGGCGACGTGAAGCTCCTCGGCGGCGACACACGCGCGCTCTCGATCGTGCTCGACCCGCTCAAGCTCCGCGCCGCCGATCTCACCGCGCAGGAGGTGCAGCAGGCGCTCGCGCGCGAGAACCTCGAGGCGCCGGGCGGCAACCTCGCCGACGGCGACTCGCTCCTCGGCGTCCGCCTCGCCGGCAAGGCGCGGACCGCGGCCGAGCTCGGACAGGTCGTCGTCGCGCGGCGGGGCGACCTCGCGGTGCGGATCGAGGACGTCGGCCGGGTCGAGGACGGACCCCTCCCGCCCGACTCGGTCGCGACGCGCGGCGGCAAGCCCACCGTCATCGTCGCGGTCGCGAAGCAGCCGGGCGCGAACACGGTCGGCGTCGTCGACGAGGTGAAGGACCGGCTCACCGTCGCGAGCGGCTTCTTGCCCGACGGCGTCGAGGCGGTCGTCGTGCAGGACAACAGCGAGGACGTGCGCGCGTCGCTCCGCGCCGTCACCGAGCACCTCGTCCTCGGCGCCGTCCTCGCCGCCGTCGTCGTGCTCCTCTTCCTCCGGAGCTGGCGCGCGACCCTCATCGCCGGCCTCGCGATCCCGGCCTCGATCGTCGGCACGTTCATGCTCGCGCAGGCGTTCGGCATCACGCTGAACCTGCTCTCGCTCCTCGGGCTCACGCTCGCGGTCGGCATCGTCATCGACGACGCGATCGTCGTGGTCGAGAACGTGAGCCGCGTCCTCGACGCCAATCCCGGGATGCCGCCGAGCGAGGCCGCGCTCCGCGCGACGCGCGAGATCGCGCTCGCCGTCCTCGCGACGACGCTCTCGCTCGTCGCGGTGTTCCTCCCCGTCGCGACGATGGAGGGCATCGTCGGCCGCTACCTCGCGCCGTTCGGGCTCACGATGTCGGCGTCGATCCTCCTCTCGATGGCGATCGCGTTCACGCTGACGCCGATGCTCTCTGCCCGCTGGCTGAAGCCGCACGCCTCCGCCGCCGAGCGGCAGCACTACGTCGCGCACGATCGCCTGCTCGATCGGATCTACGGCGGCGCGCTCGGGTGGCTGCTCCGGCGGCGCTGGGTCGCCGCGATCGCGATCGTCCTCGCGCTCGTGTCGATCGTCCCGCTCGGCGGCATGGTCCCCGCGACCTTCGTGCCGACCGAGGACTCCGGCCGCTTCACGACCTACGTGCGCCTCCCGGAGAACGCGTCGATCGAGGCGACCGCGCAGGTGGCGGAGGAGCTCGCGACGAAGCTCCGCGCGCTGCCCGACGTGAAGGACACGGTGATGACGACGCTGAGCACGCGCGAGGCCACCATCGTCTCGCACCTCGCGCGGTTGGGCGTGCAGGAGGCGACGATGCAGCGCGCCCGCAGCGAGCTCCTCGGCGACGGGAAGCTGCCCTACCTCCTCATGTTCGGCCCCACCGACGACCTGAACTTCCCCGGTCCGGACGGCGCCTCGATCCAGTTCGTCGTCCGCGGCTCGGAGCTCGACGAGCTCGGTCGCATCACGGCGAAGCTCCTCGAGGAGGCGAAGAAGATCCCGGGCACGGTCGACCACGGTCTCACGACCTCGGGCAAGAAGCCGGAGCTCACCGTGAGCGTCGACCGCGCGGTCGCGAGCCGGCTCGGCGTCGCGCAGGCCGACGTCGGCGAGGCGCTCGCGCTCATCGAGCGGCGCGGCGTCGACGTCGGCAACGTGCGCGACACGAACAGCCGCGCCGACGTCTCGCTCAAGCTGCGCCTCCGGGTGGAGTCGGATTCGATGGGGAACGACGAGCTCGTCCGCGCGCTCACGGTGCGGGGGCGCTCGGGCGCGTTGATCCCGCTCTCGGACATCGCTACCACCACGATCGCCGAGGGCCCCGGGATGATCCGTCGCGTGGGCCGGCAGCGGCAGGTGACCCTCTTCATGAACACGCGCTCCGGCACCTCCGACACCGACGTCATCGCCGCGCTCGAGCAGAAGATGAAGGAGATCGAGCCGACCGGCCGCTACCGCGGCGAGGTGATCGGCAACGCGAAGGAGATGGAGAAGGCGTTCAACGCCTTCCTCGTCGCGATCGTCCTCTCGTTCGCGTTCATGTACCTCGTCCTCGCGGCGCAGTTCGAGAGCTGGGTCCACCCGGTGACGATCCTCTCGTCGCTCCCGCTCACGATGCCGTTCGGCGTCTTCGCGCTCTTCGTCGGCGGGCAGAGCCTGAACCTGTTCTCGGCGCTCGGGTTCCTCGTCCTCTTCGGCGTCGTGAAGAAGAACTCGATCCTCCAGGTCGACCGCATCATCCAGCTCCGCGGCGAGGGGATCCCCCGCGGCGAGGCGGTCCTCCGCGCGTGCCTCGATCGCCTCCGTCCGATCCTGATGACGACGCTCGCGTTCGTCGCCGGCATGCTGCCGCTCATCGTGTCGTCCGGTCCCGGCGCGGCGACGAACCGCGCGATCTCGGTCGGCGTCCTCGGCGGGCAGACGCTCTCGCTCGCGCTCACGCTCCTCGTCACGCCGATCCTCTACACCTGGCTCGACGACGTCGCGACGTGGCGCACGCGGCGGCGCGCGCTGCGCGCGGGAGCGGCGGTGCCGGCATGA
- a CDS encoding SPFH domain-containing protein, giving the protein MLPIGIVIGVALFLVYVLAKSSFRVEEGHLAVLVEFGKAHHRVEEKTGKRVLRTYKPGLHWKRPWERVVDVSMKEQTLDLNKESGGGTAMAADGTILRLDSFVRYVPVEGDLYEHLFGLERPIDHITGLFTCLLRNEIANFHGKSGPEPREEAPLSTRFDFADQAGSYALIRRERRLLNERIESFCRERIDNQYGVRFNAVDLADILPPDELADALNAVIQAHSEAEALLHRTEAECQQRILAAERGIAIYTARSKAIEVEIETLARFLAELDERGVLDAYVARRRAEVTSESRTLFLKENAE; this is encoded by the coding sequence ATGTTGCCGATCGGCATCGTCATTGGGGTGGCCCTCTTCCTCGTCTACGTGCTCGCGAAGTCGAGCTTCCGCGTCGAGGAGGGGCACCTCGCCGTGCTCGTGGAGTTCGGCAAGGCGCATCATCGCGTCGAGGAGAAGACGGGCAAGCGCGTCCTCCGGACGTACAAGCCCGGCCTCCACTGGAAGCGGCCGTGGGAGCGCGTCGTCGACGTCTCGATGAAGGAGCAGACGCTCGACCTCAACAAGGAGAGCGGCGGCGGCACCGCGATGGCGGCGGACGGCACGATCCTCCGCCTCGACTCGTTCGTTCGCTACGTGCCGGTCGAGGGCGACCTCTACGAGCACCTCTTCGGCCTCGAGCGTCCGATCGATCACATCACCGGCCTCTTCACCTGCCTCCTCCGAAACGAAATTGCCAATTTCCACGGCAAAAGCGGACCGGAGCCGAGGGAGGAGGCGCCCCTCTCGACGCGCTTCGACTTCGCCGACCAGGCCGGCTCGTACGCGCTCATCCGCCGCGAGCGCCGGCTCCTCAACGAGCGGATCGAGTCGTTCTGTCGCGAGCGCATCGACAACCAGTACGGCGTCCGCTTCAACGCCGTCGACCTCGCCGACATCCTGCCGCCCGACGAGCTCGCCGACGCGCTCAACGCGGTCATCCAGGCGCACAGCGAGGCGGAGGCGCTCCTCCACCGGACCGAGGCCGAGTGCCAGCAGCGCATCCTCGCCGCGGAGCGCGGGATCGCGATCTACACCGCGCGCTCGAAGGCGATCGAGGTGGAGATCGAGACGCTCGCGAGGTTCCTCGCCGAGCTCGACGAGAGGGGCGTGCTCGACGCCTACGTCGCGCGCCGCCGGGCGGAGGTCACGAGCGAGTCGCGCACGTTGTTCCTGAAGGAGAACGCGGAATGA
- a CDS encoding TolC family protein, protein MKPRALTLAIVLLSGSAAAEEAAPEAAPPIATQAIDERKVTEMALRSHPTIGAAVAAREAAEAAASAADWARVPELRLNARYARLSSIPAQYRTFDGFTFPQLLNQVAGRASVVVPLTDAFMSLAATARSAGHTAEAAAIDVVTARAQIAYEARAAFLDYWSRTLAVRNATELVKAAENNAVDQRNREKAGTVAHNDVLAFETALDAAVMGLELAKGELAGAEASLRTYVPELRDKQLVVPDISFDDDALASTRVPVAPAVPPRLASLSEQTRAAAERADAVAWQRLPSLSVYASGDMAAPNPRVFVATRLVFVPSWDVGVQLEWSLSQATAGGARASQARQEQAAFEARLADARRRLDGERQGAVGILTAATARARRARDRVERAVALAKARRVESETGTALPLNVVLAETDLARARNEYVEAFVMRALALAKIDFIDGRAAP, encoded by the coding sequence GTGAAGCCGCGCGCGCTCACCCTCGCGATCGTGCTCCTCTCGGGCTCGGCCGCGGCGGAGGAGGCCGCCCCGGAAGCCGCGCCCCCGATCGCGACGCAGGCGATCGACGAGCGCAAGGTCACCGAGATGGCGCTCCGCTCCCATCCGACGATCGGCGCCGCCGTCGCCGCGCGCGAGGCCGCGGAGGCGGCGGCCTCGGCGGCGGACTGGGCGCGCGTCCCCGAGCTCCGCCTCAACGCGCGCTACGCGCGGCTCAGCAGCATCCCGGCGCAGTACCGCACGTTCGACGGCTTCACGTTCCCGCAGCTCCTCAACCAGGTCGCGGGGCGCGCGAGCGTGGTCGTCCCGCTCACCGACGCGTTCATGTCCCTCGCCGCGACCGCGCGTTCGGCGGGGCACACCGCCGAGGCGGCCGCGATCGACGTCGTGACCGCGCGCGCGCAGATCGCGTACGAGGCGCGGGCGGCGTTCCTCGACTACTGGAGCCGCACGCTCGCGGTGCGGAACGCGACCGAGCTCGTGAAGGCGGCGGAGAACAACGCGGTCGATCAGCGGAACCGCGAGAAGGCCGGCACCGTCGCGCACAACGACGTGCTCGCCTTCGAGACCGCGCTCGACGCGGCGGTGATGGGCCTCGAGCTCGCGAAGGGGGAGCTCGCCGGCGCGGAGGCCTCCCTCCGCACGTACGTCCCCGAGCTGCGCGACAAGCAGCTCGTCGTGCCGGACATCTCCTTCGACGACGACGCCCTCGCGTCGACGCGGGTGCCGGTCGCGCCGGCGGTGCCGCCGCGGCTCGCGTCCCTCTCCGAGCAGACGCGCGCGGCGGCCGAGCGCGCGGACGCGGTCGCGTGGCAGCGCCTCCCCAGCCTCTCCGTCTACGCGAGCGGCGACATGGCCGCGCCGAACCCGCGCGTCTTCGTCGCGACGAGGCTCGTCTTCGTCCCATCGTGGGACGTCGGCGTGCAGCTCGAGTGGTCGCTCTCGCAGGCCACCGCCGGCGGCGCGCGCGCGAGCCAGGCGCGGCAGGAGCAGGCCGCGTTCGAGGCGCGCCTCGCCGACGCGCGTCGCCGCCTCGACGGCGAGCGACAAGGGGCGGTCGGGATCCTCACCGCCGCGACCGCGCGCGCGCGGCGAGCGCGCGACCGCGTGGAGCGCGCGGTCGCGCTCGCGAAGGCGCGCCGGGTCGAGAGCGAGACCGGCACCGCGCTCCCGCTCAACGTCGTGCTCGCGGAGACCGATCTCGCGCGCGCCAGGAACGAGTACGTCGAGGCCTTCGTCATGCGTGCGCTCGCGCTCGCGAAGATCGACTTCATCGACGGACGGGCCGCGCCGTGA